The Skermanella pratensis genome has a window encoding:
- the metZ gene encoding O-succinylhomoserine sulfhydrylase, producing MVHAGTLRTGFDETCEAIFMTSGYVYGSAEEAEAAFATDGLRYVYSRFRNPTVAMFEDRLAAYEGAERCFATGSGMAAVFAALMCQLKAGDRIVAPRALFGSCLHIVKNLAPQYGIETTLVDGTRAEEWREALGRPANVVFLETPSNPMLDIVDLGLVCELAHAAGARVVVDNVFATPVLQRPLEFGADIVVYSATKHIDGQGRCLGGAILCDNKFAEVLGPFLRHTGPALSPFNAWLLLKGLETMDLRVAAQTDAARRIAEFLEGHGKIARTLYPGLESHPQYELAQRQMGGGSTLIAFDVAGGKAEAFRLMNGLRIVRISNNLGDSKSLITHPATSTHQKLTDEDKAAVGISPASIRLSVGLEDAADLIEDLDQALARASFALI from the coding sequence ATGGTCCATGCCGGAACCCTCCGGACCGGCTTCGACGAGACCTGCGAAGCGATCTTCATGACGTCGGGCTATGTGTACGGCTCGGCGGAGGAGGCGGAGGCCGCCTTCGCGACCGATGGACTGCGCTATGTCTATTCGCGATTCCGCAACCCGACCGTCGCGATGTTCGAGGACCGGCTGGCGGCGTACGAGGGGGCGGAGCGCTGTTTCGCCACCGGCAGCGGCATGGCGGCGGTGTTCGCCGCCCTGATGTGCCAGCTGAAGGCGGGCGACCGCATCGTGGCGCCGCGCGCGCTGTTCGGGTCCTGCCTGCACATCGTCAAGAACCTGGCGCCCCAGTACGGGATCGAGACGACGCTGGTGGACGGGACCAGGGCGGAGGAGTGGCGCGAGGCCCTGGGCCGCCCGGCCAACGTCGTGTTCCTGGAAACCCCGTCCAACCCGATGCTCGACATCGTGGACCTGGGGCTGGTCTGCGAACTGGCCCATGCGGCCGGCGCCCGCGTGGTGGTCGACAACGTGTTCGCGACCCCCGTTCTCCAGCGCCCGCTGGAGTTCGGCGCCGACATCGTGGTCTATTCCGCGACCAAGCATATCGACGGCCAGGGCCGCTGCCTGGGCGGCGCGATCCTGTGCGACAACAAGTTCGCCGAGGTTCTGGGACCGTTCCTGCGCCACACCGGCCCGGCGCTGAGCCCGTTCAACGCATGGTTGCTGCTGAAGGGCCTGGAGACCATGGACCTGCGGGTCGCCGCCCAGACCGACGCGGCCCGGCGGATCGCCGAGTTCCTGGAGGGGCACGGCAAGATCGCCAGGACGCTTTATCCCGGCCTGGAGAGCCACCCCCAATACGAGCTGGCCCAGCGCCAGATGGGCGGCGGCAGCACGCTGATCGCCTTCGACGTGGCCGGCGGCAAGGCCGAGGCGTTCAGGCTGATGAACGGCCTGCGGATCGTCAGGATCTCCAACAACCTGGGCGACAGCAAGAGCCTGATCACCCATCCCGCGACCAGCACCCACCAGAAGCTGACCGACGAGGACAAGGCGGCGGTCGGGATCAGCCCGGCGAGCATCCGCCTGTCGGTCGGGCTGGAGGACGCGGCCGACCTGATCGAGGACCTGGACCAGGCTCTCGCCCGGGCGTCATTTGCACTAATCTGA
- a CDS encoding ABC transporter ATP-binding protein: MAALAENVVDIRDLAIAYGAAPPVLSGFTAALERGSFTAVVGPSGVGKSTLLRVLAGLTAPAAGTVRMPVRAETGRRPVALVFQEARLLPWRRVLENIAFGLEGTGLPKADRLARARDTLSLVGLADMAGRWPHQLSGGQRQRINLARALSVRPDLLLLDEPFSALDAITRQTLQDELLRLWGETGTTMLFVTHDLDEAVYLADRVVLLGGKPAGIVRDFPVDLARPRERDTVHFADTVRTIRAALSWSVSDGAGI; the protein is encoded by the coding sequence ATGGCAGCGCTAGCCGAAAACGTCGTCGACATCCGGGACCTCGCCATCGCCTATGGCGCGGCCCCTCCGGTGCTGTCCGGCTTCACCGCCGCGCTGGAGCGCGGCTCCTTCACGGCGGTCGTCGGGCCGTCGGGCGTGGGCAAGTCGACCCTGCTGCGCGTGCTGGCCGGGCTGACGGCCCCGGCGGCCGGGACGGTGCGGATGCCGGTCAGGGCCGAGACGGGCCGTCGCCCGGTGGCCCTGGTCTTCCAGGAGGCCCGTCTGCTGCCCTGGCGGCGGGTGCTGGAGAACATCGCCTTCGGGCTGGAGGGCACCGGGCTGCCGAAGGCCGACCGGCTGGCCCGCGCCCGCGACACCTTGTCGCTGGTCGGCCTCGCCGACATGGCCGGGCGCTGGCCCCACCAGTTGTCCGGCGGCCAGCGCCAGCGGATCAACCTGGCCCGCGCCCTGTCGGTCCGGCCTGACCTGCTGCTGCTGGACGAGCCTTTCTCCGCCCTGGACGCGATCACCCGCCAGACCTTGCAGGACGAGCTTCTGCGGCTGTGGGGCGAGACCGGCACGACCATGCTGTTCGTGACCCACGATCTGGACGAAGCGGTCTATCTGGCCGACCGGGTCGTGCTGCTGGGCGGCAAGCCCGCCGGGATCGTCAGGGATTTTCCGGTGGACTTGGCCCGCCCGCGCGAGCGTGACACCGTCCACTTCGCCGACACGGTCCGGACGATCCGGGCGGCCCTGTCCTGGTCGGTCAGCGACGGCGCCGGCATCTGA
- a CDS encoding ABC transporter permease, with translation MQRSLLAFAGLAAFLLLWEAVPRLGLVSPLFLPPPTSLPQAFLREISGGYWLDAVVASLRHYLLGLALGTGLGVALGIATALYDKLEAALSWVIRLLRPVPGLAWVPFAIVWFGISEAAATFIIIIGVFWINYYAAYGAAKAIDKDLLEVADAFGHRGTWAKLVKIVLPGSTAGILSGVRTGLGQAWMAVVAAELFGVPGLGQRMIQASSLLATDVVVVYMITIAALYGLTDALFVQIRDRLLIWQR, from the coding sequence ATGCAACGATCCCTGCTCGCCTTCGCCGGGCTGGCTGCCTTCCTGCTCCTGTGGGAGGCGGTCCCGCGCCTTGGCCTGGTCTCGCCCCTGTTCCTGCCGCCGCCCACCAGCCTGCCGCAGGCTTTCCTGCGCGAGATCTCCGGCGGATACTGGCTGGACGCCGTCGTGGCGAGCCTTCGCCATTACCTGCTCGGACTGGCGCTGGGCACCGGGCTGGGCGTGGCGCTCGGCATCGCGACGGCGCTCTACGACAAGCTGGAGGCGGCGCTGTCCTGGGTGATCCGGCTGCTGCGGCCGGTTCCGGGGCTGGCCTGGGTCCCGTTCGCGATCGTCTGGTTCGGCATCAGCGAGGCGGCCGCGACCTTCATCATCATCATCGGCGTGTTCTGGATCAACTACTACGCCGCCTACGGCGCCGCCAAGGCGATCGACAAGGACCTGCTGGAGGTGGCCGACGCCTTCGGGCACCGCGGCACCTGGGCCAAGCTGGTCAAGATCGTGCTGCCCGGCTCGACCGCCGGCATCCTGTCCGGCGTGCGCACCGGGCTGGGACAGGCCTGGATGGCGGTGGTCGCCGCCGAGCTGTTCGGCGTGCCGGGCCTGGGCCAGCGCATGATCCAGGCGTCCAGCCTGCTGGCGACCGACGTGGTCGTCGTTTACATGATCACAATAGCGGCGCTGTACGGCCTGACCGACGCGCTGTTCGTCCAGATCAGGGACCGGTTGCTCATATGGCAGCGCTAG
- a CDS encoding ABC transporter substrate-binding protein — MSTLLSKARRLAAAAAVLIAGGVTAAQAADVRVGFIPVVGSGQLFVIDGEGWAKDAGLTLKLTQFESGPAMISALASGTLDAYYGGIGPIMVASARGIDVKVYASAAIEEMTVVGRAGFGAQANASTAAGFKEFAEREGRPVRIATQPPGSVPDTVLRYWLQNVVKADPATYQITAMGIEATQQALLAGAVDAATIREPTLTVVQQRDPNTRLLALGGQMLPNQPGSVLALTGAFVKASPEAAKSLVALNTRATALLKEEPNRAAKHLQKGLGKGITDLGTFEKAVVSPASKFVADPMTIREATGVMQDFQLQLGVLEKAADLDMLFDDSFYRASAR, encoded by the coding sequence ATGTCGACTCTGTTGTCCAAGGCGCGCCGTCTCGCGGCCGCAGCCGCAGTTCTGATCGCCGGCGGCGTAACGGCGGCCCAGGCCGCCGACGTGCGCGTCGGGTTCATCCCCGTGGTCGGGTCCGGACAGCTGTTCGTCATCGACGGCGAGGGCTGGGCCAAGGACGCCGGGCTCACCCTCAAGCTCACCCAGTTCGAGTCAGGCCCGGCGATGATCAGCGCCCTGGCGTCGGGCACGCTCGACGCCTATTACGGCGGCATCGGCCCGATCATGGTGGCGAGCGCCCGCGGCATCGACGTGAAGGTCTACGCCTCCGCCGCGATCGAGGAGATGACGGTGGTCGGGCGCGCCGGCTTCGGCGCCCAGGCGAACGCGTCGACGGCGGCCGGCTTCAAGGAATTCGCCGAGCGGGAGGGCCGCCCGGTCCGCATCGCGACCCAGCCGCCCGGCTCCGTCCCCGACACCGTGCTGCGTTATTGGCTGCAGAACGTCGTGAAGGCCGACCCGGCGACCTACCAGATCACCGCCATGGGGATCGAGGCGACACAGCAGGCGCTGCTGGCCGGCGCCGTCGACGCCGCCACGATCCGCGAGCCGACCCTGACCGTGGTCCAGCAGCGCGATCCGAACACCAGGCTGCTGGCGCTGGGCGGCCAGATGCTGCCCAACCAGCCGGGTTCCGTGCTGGCGCTGACCGGCGCCTTCGTCAAGGCCAGCCCGGAGGCCGCCAAGTCGCTGGTGGCGCTGAACACCCGGGCCACGGCCCTGCTCAAGGAGGAGCCGAACCGGGCCGCCAAGCACCTGCAGAAGGGCCTGGGCAAGGGCATCACCGACCTGGGGACCTTCGAGAAGGCCGTGGTGTCGCCGGCCAGCAAGTTCGTGGCCGATCCCATGACCATCAGGGAAGCCACCGGGGTGATGCAGGATTTCCAGCTCCAACTGGGCGTGCTGGAGAAGGCCGCAGACCTGGACATGCTGTTCGACGACAGCTTCTATCGGGCCTCGGCGCGCTGA